AAAAACGGTAACTCTTAAATTTGTGCTGAACAAAACTCCAATTGGCCAAATATAAGGTCAAACTACTAATCATCATGAGCAAAGTACTTACCCAAAAAATTTGAGGCAATATAAGTTTCCCAAAACCTGCATTGGGACGGGCCAAAATGGTATAAAAAACCAACAGACCAAAAAACAAAAGGCCACTACCAAACATAGCCAGTTGTAGCATAAATTTAAAAGGCTCTCTTCGTTGCATAATTTGAGGGGTAATTTGGCGATTTAGCAACTCCTAGCTTGGGTTGATATACTAAAGAAGCTCACCTTGCCAAATCATATATTTATTAAATGCTTGTTTCAAATCAATGGTATTATCAAAAATACCAAATACCGTCGAACCAGACCCAGTCATACTTGCATAACTTGCTCCGTACTGATATAGCTCATGTTTGATATTGGCAATAACAGGATATTTAAGTAATAGGTTTTTCTCAAAATCATTTTTTACAAGGTCTTTCCACATGGCAATTGGCTGTTTGAGTATTTCTTTCAAATCTACCTCTGCAGCATGAGGTAAAATCCCCGTATATGCTTCGGCTGTTGAAATATGAATGTTAGGGTTTACCAAAATAATATATTTGCCCTTTAAGTGAATACCTATTTCATCAAATTCGTCGCCCTTGCCAAAGCAGTATTTAGGTTGGTTTTCCACAAAAAAAGCACAGTCACTCCCTAATTGACGGGCATACTGCTGCATTTGCTCTGTGGTTAATTTGAGCGAAAACAGCTTGTTTAGCGTAGTAATAGTAAAAGCCCCATCTGCCGAACCACCACCTAAGCCCGCCCCAATAGGTACAACCTTGTGTAAGTGAATCCACACAGGAGGAATATCAAAGTCTTTTTTGAGCAAATAATAAGCTTTCAAACAAAGGTTGTTTTGCGAATCGCCAGGAATAGGAATCCCCGAATTATGGAATGACAGCTCTTGGGCTGGTAATATTTCTAATGCGTCGCACCACCCAACAGGATAAAAGCAAGATTCAAGATTATGAAAACCGTCGGTTCTTTTCTCGGTAATATGTAATCCTATATTAATTTTTGCGTTGGGAAATGTTAGCATTTTATCAGTATATGAGCGACAAATAAGTATTTCGCCCGCTTTTATCAATGAAAATCTATTGTTTTTGACCTTACAAATATAAGCAATGAAGCCATCCGCCATACAGGCTATCTAATATTTAGCAAAACTGCTCTGTCAGGATAATCCGTAATCAATCCATCTGCCCCCAAATTCTTTACTTTTAACATATCGCTAGGCTCATTGACTGTCCAAGGTACAACCCTAATGCCTTTTTGGTGGCATATTGCTACACGGCCTTTGGTCAGGGCTTTAAAATACGGACTAAAAATATCTGGTACAAATCCTAGTTTGGCCAATGAAGGGCGTACCCCCTCATAAGTTACCAAAGCCGAAAGGATTACTTTAGGGTAAACTCCCGATTCGATTTGTTGTTTACAAAACCGTAAAATATTAAAATCAAAACTCTGAACAATAATCCTATTAGATGCAATAGACTGTAATTCTGCAAAAACTAAATTACAAAATGTAGCTATATTTTTGGGCTGAGAAATACCATATTCCTTCTCCTCCGATTTAATTTCTATATTGTATTTTACCAAGGGCAGATTATTGGCTTGAATATACTGCTCACAGGCCAGCAACATTTCTTTGAGCAAAGGCTTGTAAGTGGGTAATGGATATTGTTCTGGAAAGAGTCGGTTTCCACGTAATCCTGAATCAAACTGCCTAATTTCATTATAATTCATCCGAAATAAATTCAGGCTTTTTTCCTCACTTTTTCTCACAGCCTCTCCAGTGGGTTTTGTACAAAACAATGAATTCATAAAAGGCTCATGCGATACCACTACCTCGCTATCTTGGCTAATACAGACATCCAGTTCTAGGGTATCGACACCATATTCTAGGGCTTTCAGAAAAGCAGGAATCGTATTTTCGGGCATCAAACCCCTACAGCCCCTGTGGCCTTCTAAATCAAAGGATTGTTTGTGAAGAAAAATCATATAAAACGCTGGAAATAAATGGTTAAAGATGGATGAATGTTTGTATTTGTGCTAAAAAAGTTACTATTTAATTAATAGTCTGAACGAGGTACTTGTACCAGCTACTCTCTAATAATGGAATAATTGATTATCAATTATTTGTATAGCCAGCCAGTCAAGTTGATAAATACGAAATATGTCTTTGATAAATGAGTTTATGAAAAGCCA
The DNA window shown above is from Flectobacillus major DSM 103 and carries:
- the ispE gene encoding 4-(cytidine 5'-diphospho)-2-C-methyl-D-erythritol kinase — its product is MLTFPNAKINIGLHITEKRTDGFHNLESCFYPVGWCDALEILPAQELSFHNSGIPIPGDSQNNLCLKAYYLLKKDFDIPPVWIHLHKVVPIGAGLGGGSADGAFTITTLNKLFSLKLTTEQMQQYARQLGSDCAFFVENQPKYCFGKGDEFDEIGIHLKGKYIILVNPNIHISTAEAYTGILPHAAEVDLKEILKQPIAMWKDLVKNDFEKNLLLKYPVIANIKHELYQYGASYASMTGSGSTVFGIFDNTIDLKQAFNKYMIWQGELL
- a CDS encoding glycerophosphodiester phosphodiesterase family protein, translated to MIFLHKQSFDLEGHRGCRGLMPENTIPAFLKALEYGVDTLELDVCISQDSEVVVSHEPFMNSLFCTKPTGEAVRKSEEKSLNLFRMNYNEIRQFDSGLRGNRLFPEQYPLPTYKPLLKEMLLACEQYIQANNLPLVKYNIEIKSEEKEYGISQPKNIATFCNLVFAELQSIASNRIIVQSFDFNILRFCKQQIESGVYPKVILSALVTYEGVRPSLAKLGFVPDIFSPYFKALTKGRVAICHQKGIRVVPWTVNEPSDMLKVKNLGADGLITDYPDRAVLLNIR